A genomic region of Miscanthus floridulus cultivar M001 chromosome 3, ASM1932011v1, whole genome shotgun sequence contains the following coding sequences:
- the LOC136543941 gene encoding uncharacterized protein, which produces MVKVISPQGYGPLSEEEILVTQLGYGGGEVFGSLERDGGWYEGGRDEEENVVADGEGNHDSDEEDADYGILFSTMDELKTWLQEYSIVHNRPFRVINSFKEKRYTVACEEQQCGWRACARKMKAGKWKITSMKQPHVCATAKAEENHLQLNSRFIARQLCPMVKHMPTTIVSALVEIIFQWYNYYVKYGKAWRAKQRALEIIFGNWEEAYERLPIMLNAMRVVNPVMHFEYLPKEGETRNGSQVFGRAFWAFGQSIKAFKHCRPIVSIDGTFLIGKFEGTMLVCIGTDAEDQLVPLAFAIVQKEDTDSWCWFLRLVRQVVIGLGRDVCVISNRHAGILNVVEQEIPGYGQIHH; this is translated from the exons atggtcaaggtcatctcgccgcaag gttatggtcctttgtctgaagaagaaatacttgtcacacaactaggctacggtggtggtgaagtgtttgGATCGCTCGAGCGTGATGGAGGTTGGTATGAGGGCGGTCGAGATGAGGAGGAGAATGTGGTTGctgatggtgagggcaatcatgatagtgatgaagaggatgctgattat ggcatattgttttctaccatggatgagttgaaaacatggttgcaagagtactccattgtacacaaccgaccttttagggtcatcaattcattcaaggagaagaggtacactgttgcttgtgaagaacaacagtgtggttggagagcatgTGCTAGGAAGAtgaaggcaggcaaatggaagattacctcaatgaagcaaccacatgtttgtgccactgctaaggcagaagagaaccatctgcagctcaattctaggttcattgcaagaCAGTTATGCCCcatggtgaagcatatgccaaccacTATAGTGTCtgcgttggttgagatcatcttccaatggtacaattactatgtcaagtatggaaaagcatggagggcaaagcaacgtgcactagaaataatatttggaaattgggaagaagcttatgagcgcctccctataatgttgaacgcaatgagggtTGTAAATCCTGtgatgcacttcgagtatttacctaaggagggtgaaacaaggaatggtagccaggtatttggaagggccttttgggcgttcgggcagagcatcaaagcattcaagcattgcaggcccatcgtctcaattgacgggacctttcttatagggaaatttgaaggcacaatgcttgtttgtattgggacagatgcagaagaccagcttgtgccattggcctttgcaattgttcagaaggaggacacggatagttggtgttggtttctcaggctagtaagacaagtggtaattggtctgggacgtgatgtttgtgtgatatccaataggcatgctggcattctgaatgtcgtagaacaagagattcctggttacggccaaatacatcac